The Sander lucioperca isolate FBNREF2018 chromosome 15, SLUC_FBN_1.2, whole genome shotgun sequence genome window below encodes:
- the dlk2 gene encoding protein delta homolog 2 codes for MSPSVLLSGGVFVVLVVLILPPSRGQGSECSCDVTNSRCDESGVCRCDPGWDGELCDRCVLMPGCVHGSCRQPWQCRCETGWAGRFCDRDLSVCSRRPCQNGATCVMEDGGEYACLCPHGFHGNNCQLKAGPCLQERSPCKNGGLCEDADGFAAALTCRCLAGFTGARCETDVDDCLMKPCANGATCLDAINRFLCVCPAGFTGRFCTVNVDDCASRPCLHAGRCLDRAGGFHCICRPGYAGTTCEMPLRGWTPLGWDGGGGSQMTTSGKSQSSSGNNDGNSSSNGGNSSGKNSSGENSGRPSDRLLRVTVSERGAGSGGGLSRLQLTVLLVLAGVTLGVVALTAGIVLQRYCRDRCGHAPCCWTLTSSSSRWQRGEPECQISFLNVAEPEKKKLNTEVV; via the exons ATGTCTCCGTCCGTCCTGCTGAGCGGCGGCGTCTTCGTCGTCCTTGTTGTCCTGATCCTTCCGCCCAGCAGAGGTCAAG GAAGTGAGTGCAGCTGTGACGTCACCAACAGCCGCTGTGACGAGTCGGGAGTCTGCAG ATGTGACCCAGGTTGGGATGGCGAGCTCTGTGACCGCTGCGTGCTGATGCCCGGCTGTGTCCACGGCTCGTGTCGGCAGCCGTGGCAGTGTCGCTGTGAGACGGGCTGGGCCGGACGCTTCTGTGACAGAG ACCTGTCAGTGTGCTCGCGGCGCCCGTGTCAGAACGGAGCGACCTGCGTGATGGAGGATGGCGGCGAGTACGCCTGTTTATGTCCCCatggtttccatggcaacaacTGTCAGCTGAAGGCCGGACCCTGTCTCcaggaaag GTCTCCGTGTAAGAACGGCGGTCTGTGTGAGGACGCTGACGGCTTTGCGGCTGCGTTGACGTGCCGCTGCCTGGCGGGCTTCACGGGCGCACGCTGTGAGACCGACGTGGACGACTGCCTGATGAAACCGTGCGCTAACGGCGCCACCTGTCTGGACGCCATCAACCGCTTCTTGTGCGTGTGCCCCGCCGGCTTCACTGGGCGCTTCTGCACCGTCAACGTGGACGACTGCGCCAGCCGGCCGTGTCTGCACGCCGGCCGCTGCCTGGACCGTGCAGGGGGCTTCCACTGCATCTGCCGGCCCGGCTACGCTGGTACCACCTGCGAGATGCCGCTCAGGGGCTGGACGCCACTGGGCTGGGACGGAGGCGGGGGAAGTCAAATGACCACCAGCGGGAAGAGCCAGAGCAGCAGCGGGAACAATGACGGGAACAGCAGCAGCAATGGCGGGAACAGCAGTGGCAAGAACAGCAGTGGCGAGAACAGCGGCCGGCCCAGCGACAGGCTGTTGAGGGTGACAGTGAGCGAGCGCGGCGCTGGCAGCGGAGGCGGCCTGTCGCGGCTGCAGCTCACCGTCCTGCTGGTTTTGGCGGGCGTCACGCTGGGCGTTGTGGCGCTGACCGCTGGCATCGTGCTGCAGCGCTACTGCAGGGACCGTTGTGGCCACGCCCCCTGCTGCTGGACACTGACGTCATCGTCGTCACGGTGGCAGCGGGGCGAGCCAGAGTGTCAGATCAGCTTCCTGAACGTGGCGGAACCGGAGAAAAAGAAACTGAACACTGAGGTCGTTTAG
- the lrrc73 gene encoding leucine-rich repeat-containing protein 73 gives MLPASIQITGEQLSAAEVQDICESLKEDGVRLLSVRGCQLSDRDFGRVCRGVAESRSLAQLNLNLGVVSGAGRARHLADALKTNRSLQTLFLHGNPLCDAGLVALNAALSTHPALVSLDLGDGSLGDRALGLVCGLLPPDGAKSGLRELTLSANPGISSKGWARLAIAVAHSSQLRVLNLDYNPLGDQIAGMLAVAVASSRTLEVLDLEGTGLTNQSAQVFLDMVENYPTCLRVLVLAENDISPELQQQICDLLSDDEPGPASSDALQPIRDKYQPIRDKYQPPAWLPHSNSSPQMVLLTSGLGESLLAETEM, from the exons ATGCTGCCGGCCTCCATCCAGATCACGGGCGAGCAGCTTTCGGCGGCCGAGGTCCAGGATATCTGCGAGAGCCTGAAGGAAGACGGCGTGCGGCTGCTGTCGGTGCGCGGCTGCCAGCTGTCCGACCGAGACTTCGGACGCGTCTGCCGCGGCGTCGCGGAGTCGCGCTCGCTCGCCCAGCTCAACCTGAACCTGGGCGTGGTCTCTGGCGCCGGCCGGGCTCGCCACCTGGCGGACGCCCTGAAGACCAACCGCTCGCTGCAGACGCTGTT TCTCCACGGCAACCCACTGTGTGACGCTGGCCTGGTGGCCCTGAACGCGGCGCTGTCCACCCACCCGGCGCTGGTCAGCCTGGACCTGGGGGACGGGTCTCTGGGGGACCGGGCCCTGGGCCTCGTCTGTGGACTGCTGCCGCCGGACGGCGCCAAGTCAG GTCTGAGGGAGCTGACTCTGAGTGCTAACCCAGGAATCAGCTCTAAGGGCTGGGCTCGCCTCGCCATCGCCGTCGCTCACAGCTCTCAGCTCCGAGTCCTAAACCTGGACTACAACCCTCTGG GTGATCAGATCGCGGGGATGCTAGCGGTTGCCGTGGCGTCCAGCAGAACCCTGGAGGTGCTGGACCTGGAGGGAACCGGACTGACCAACCAATCAGCACAG GTGTTCCTGGACATGGTGGAGAACTACCCGACCTGTCTGCGGGTTCTGGTTCTGGCCGAGAACGACATCAGCCccgagctgcagcagcagatctGTGACCTGCTGTCTGACGATGAGCCAGGCCCCGCCTCCAGCGAcgccctgcagccaatcagagacaagtaccagccaatcagagacaaGTACCAGCCCCCCGCCTGGCTCCCCCACAGCA ACTCCAGCCCTCAGATGGTCTTGCTGACATCAGGTCTAGGTGAGAGCTTATTGGCTGAGACTGAGATGTga